ATATTATGTAGCAGAAGATGAGATAATTGATGATGCCCAAAAAAGAGAATATATTGTGAAAAAATTTATATTTGAACTTATAGAAGAGATAGAATATGGAGGTTTAATTGTTGATCCAACAAATGAAAAAATAATTTCTTTTTGGAAGGACTATATAAGTGATTTTTCAGTAGATGACCAAATGGATAGTTTAGTAAAAGAACATACTTTAAATAAAGGCTTATCAATAAAAAAACAATTATTTCGAGATATTATTAAGGATAACCATAACAAGAATAGTTTATTGTTAGATAAAGATTTATCTCCAGAAGTTTTAGGTTTAAAAAGCGAAGGAACACAGGTTTTGTTAAATAAAATGATTGAGGAAATTTGCAATTGTTCTAAAAAAGGTATAGATGTTGCTATCATTCAGTCGGGTCAAGGACATATGGTAGACTATTTAAAATCTAAGTTGGATAATTTGAAAAATATAACCTTATTTGATAGTTCTATTAGTATGTTAAATCAATCTAGAGAAAAATATGGTGAGGATGGCTTTTTATATGAATTATATAATTATGACTTTCTTGATGAAACGCATGTGGGCAACTATGATCATGTAGTTATAATTAATACTATACATCAGTTTGAGCATCCCCAAGAAGTTATTAGATATGCCAATATAATGTTAAAAAAGGGTGGTAGATTGCATCTTATTGATTTTACTAAGACAGATGCAGTGTCTATCCTTGTAGCGATATTTTTTCAAGAAAGATATTTGAATGTAGAAAACGAAATTCGACATATGTTTTTCTATAAAACGGGTTATTTAAAACAGATAGTAGGCAAATACTTTAAATCAAAAAAGATAACATCTCTTAAAAATAATGATGCGTATTATATTATATCTGAGAATGTCGAAGATTACAAGAATATTGTAAATGAAATGATAAAAGCATTAAATTTGAAGATTGAAAAAGTTATCATACTTCCTAAGAAGTTAGATATCAACGGTAAAAATTTATATTTTGAAAAATTGAAAAAATTTATATTAGAAGGAAATAATGAAATAAGAAGCAAGCAATCATTTGTAGAGAATGATAAATTTTATATTGAAAATATATTAAAAGCCATATGGAAAGAAAATTTAGAAATAGATACATTATCAGATGAATCTAATTATTTTAAATTAGGGGGAAATAGTTTGTCAGCAACAAAAATGGTTGTTGAAATAAACAAACAATTGAATTGTAAGATAAACCTAAAGGAAATATTTGAGAATCCATCATTTAAGGCTTTATTGAATTTGATACAGGAAAAGCAACTTAATCCTGAAGTAATAGAAGGTGAGATATGATTGGAATTGTTGGAGGAAAAGGTGAAATAGGACTAGAGTGTGTCAATCTGTTAAATGATTACGAAAGAGAACCTATTAAAATTGGAATAAGAAATAGTAATGCAATAGTTGATGAAAAAAATAAGTTATATGAATTTATTGATATCAAAAATAGAAAGTCTTGTTTTGAATTTGCAAAAGACTGTGATTGTATTATAAATTGTACAAATGTTAGAGGATCCGATATTTACAATTTAATAGATGCAGCAGGTAAGTATAAGGCAAAGTTTGTTGACGTGAATTATCATAATTCACAAGAAAAGATAGAGATTTATAACACAACAATATACCATGGTGTAGGAGCTTCTCCTGGATTAACAGAGGTTTTACCCAAAATAATTGCTAATAAATTTGAACAAATAACAGAGTTGAAATTATATTATACAACTGTCGGAAGATTTACTTTTTCTGCTGCAAAAGAATACTTAAGATATATAGAAAGCGGAGAAGTTTACTCTGCAACTGTACTTAAAAATGGCGATATTATTCCGTGTGCAAATGATAGACCAGTAATTAGTCTTCCGATTGGAAATGAAAAATGGAATACACTTCCATATATCGATGAGAGAACAGTGGCTATGTGCAAACAATTAAATTTAGAAAATGCTGGATTTTATATGTGTATTCAAGATGGGTATACTTACGAATTTTTAAAAAACATTTGGTTAAAATACAAGGATGACAAGGATAAGACAGCCCAAGAATTGGTAAAAGCATCAGAAATTGATTGCTTACATCAAGAAACATATAGTGGCTTTGTGTTGGAAGCAGAAGGGATTATAGACCAGTGTAAATGTAATATGAATTTGATTATGAAAAGTCCATCTGCGTCTAAATTAACAGCTTTGGCTGTTACTGCAACTGCTTTGTTATCTTTAGATAGCAAAGAGGAGTTTTGTGTATTAGATATGAGTGCTGTACCGTTTGTAGATTTATTACTTGATAAAATGTCGGAAGTCGATCCATTGTTTTTCCATAAAATTTATAAGAATAAAACACTAAGCTCAATTAATACCTTTGAAGGAGAGATATAAATGAGTAAAAAAATAAATGCAATAGTATGTGGAACGACTTTCGGGAAATATTATTTAAAAGCACTTAAAAGAGCAAATAAAGATTTTAACGTTGTTGGAATACTTGGAAAAGGGAGCAAGAGATCAAAACGAGTAGCTTTAAGTTATAAAGTACCATTATATAGCAGCGTAGAAGAGTTACCTGAAGGTATAGAACTTGCTTGTGTCATTGTTCGCTCAGAAGGTGTTGGTGGTGAGGGAACTGATTTATGTGTAAATCTTTTAAATAGAAATATTAATATTATCCAAGAACAACCGGTTCATCAAAGGCATTTAGAAAAGTGTTACAAATTGGCAAAAGAAAGAAATTTATTATATATGACAGCCAATCTATATTCATATTTACCAAATATAAAAAGCTTTATAGCATATGCAAGAAAGTTAAATTTATTATCAAAGTTAGAATACATTAACATATCTTTTTCAACGCAAGTATCGTATACTGCTTTAGATTTATTGATTTTGGCTGGAGTATCAGGTTCTCTAAAATTAAATAAAGATATAATAAAGCATCTTGGACCTTTTGATATTATATATGGAGAAATAGGCCGTGTACCTATATTAATTGAATTTAATAACAAAATTAATCCTGAATTTCCAGATTACAATATGCACCTAATGCATAATTATCATTTTTATTAT
This window of the Clostridium kluyveri DSM 555 genome carries:
- a CDS encoding Gfo/Idh/MocA family oxidoreductase — translated: MSKKINAIVCGTTFGKYYLKALKRANKDFNVVGILGKGSKRSKRVALSYKVPLYSSVEELPEGIELACVIVRSEGVGGEGTDLCVNLLNRNINIIQEQPVHQRHLEKCYKLAKERNLLYMTANLYSYLPNIKSFIAYARKLNLLSKLEYINISFSTQVSYTALDLLILAGVSGSLKLNKDIIKHLGPFDIIYGEIGRVPILIEFNNKINPEFPDYNMHLMHNYHFYYNDGVLSLEDTFGSVIWRPRTYIKPTKNNLGIFNEPIYSILDGLRTININDFFSSYWIDAIKGELIEAKTYIENKELNYCRVNRELSASRNWRKLHDIAGYSEFTNENKEKFLLLKEIENFKSNLRRDCRDD
- a CDS encoding phosphopantetheine-binding protein; the protein is MPDTQVVSKVYKIEENGEIYKSRYKVINFTDDFNVLAVSPELHEFDEDKMSYYVAEDEIIDDAQKREYIVKKFIFELIEEIEYGGLIVDPTNEKIISFWKDYISDFSVDDQMDSLVKEHTLNKGLSIKKQLFRDIIKDNHNKNSLLLDKDLSPEVLGLKSEGTQVLLNKMIEEICNCSKKGIDVAIIQSGQGHMVDYLKSKLDNLKNITLFDSSISMLNQSREKYGEDGFLYELYNYDFLDETHVGNYDHVVIINTIHQFEHPQEVIRYANIMLKKGGRLHLIDFTKTDAVSILVAIFFQERYLNVENEIRHMFFYKTGYLKQIVGKYFKSKKITSLKNNDAYYIISENVEDYKNIVNEMIKALNLKIEKVIILPKKLDINGKNLYFEKLKKFILEGNNEIRSKQSFVENDKFYIENILKAIWKENLEIDTLSDESNYFKLGGNSLSATKMVVEINKQLNCKINLKEIFENPSFKALLNLIQEKQLNPEVIEGEI